In Athalia rosae chromosome 6, iyAthRosa1.1, whole genome shotgun sequence, one DNA window encodes the following:
- the LOC125501361 gene encoding uncharacterized protein K02A2.6-like encodes MSDDSKTGWIWKLSKEQLKIELQNRGVPFSESDKRDNLRELLVKFVRQIAEKSEPLESSKVEGIEPLTSNRPTSTSVETKTKAEVDEIESKANNSSDFEEFYDTLVDSDTDSTMSENNSKIKFCLNKDKWDTFIERLEFQFLARDTVDAKKAAILLTSIDEDAYELIKHLCSPEKLSDKKYDELTKLMQDHLSPQPSEVIERNKFYKAFQEQSESVTDFATRLKKLSLYCKFSNLEDSLRDQFVCGLRDQETKVKLFEMDSLTYNSALKGAVARETAQKNASSSNERRNFQQDVLALDSHSSSMRQNLKSSQKKNYVKFPRSKIGEQSIKDNTCWNCGGRGHTRYQCPSPSTSKPRQNNECASCGKAGHRRDTCKYKNNTCEHCHKYGHIQSACFSKKAQAKSALKKLDKDNSDCEDVTDDEQASNDTHYISASDHRKDFYKLEFKNKAYVNKTFVSGDRDGEPMYVNVCVNDTDIKMEIDTGTYETVISEKILHEKFKKWNVCDTVVSLRGYDGTVMNPIGKLSNLKINLRNKTRELDCYVLPGRGPALLGRKWLAAFGCWPLNITENLDKLMINKIDIKHVPDYIINKYNELFSNTPGCYNKSKSKIYLKDGTKPIAFKCRHVAHALKPLIENEIERLVSLDHLEPVEVSEWATPIVPVFKSNGNIRICGDFKITVNPHIIMNKYPLHTIDDIFSALQGGLTFTELDLRHAYMQFEVDESCRDLLTIITHKGSFRYKKIPEGIAPAPADVQKKMDECLAGINGTISYIDNIYVTGRTNEEHIKNLEAVCARLQKCGLRVNVDKSKFMQDKLDVLGYAIDKNGLHKSKTKVDAMVNAPQPSNTKELASFLGPRKGIPQTADNRFQRWAYYLSGYRYKIEHISSTANANCDALSRLPVKTDVDLSIFDPDFSNVHFFSEGISTLNGKMLAKESLKDEIISKVIKFTQNEWPKSIDLTDELKAYHRKKLELTVDKNCLFWGLRAVIPSNMRPLILRELHASHLGIVKIKMFARSYVWWPTIDHDIEFTVNNCETCIIERKSPPKTPLTTWPWPTRAWSRIHCDFLGPFYGNMYLVIICAHSKWPEVINFKNNTKAYRLIGELKNLFARFGLPLHVVTDGGPQFRSSEFLSFLKRNGINHSFSPPYHPATNGAAENFIGIFKDKVTKIVKGGETVENAVNKFLFDYRSIEHCTTGKSPYQLMFNRDIRTRFDMLKNSVFEKVQKSQRAQIAAKGGNRNLELVKDDSVYINDYGVNSDKRCKAKVIMQTSPSTFVVRDENNVIHKRHKNQIIKNVNLRRSPRLNEK; translated from the exons ATGAGTGACGACTCTAAAACAGGTTGGATTTGGAAGCTTTCCAAAGAGCAGTTGAAAATCGAATTGCAAAATCGTGGAGTGCCGTTCAGTGAAAGTGATAAGCGCGACAATTTACGTGAATTGTTGGTGAAATTCGTGCGTCAAATCGCAGAAAAGTCCGAACCATTGGAAAGTTCAAAAGTCGAAGGCATAGAACCTTTAACAAGCAATCGGCCTACATCGACATCGGTCGAAACCAAAACAAAGGCAGAGGTCGACGAGATCGAATCTAAAGCAAACAACAGCTCTGATTTTGAGGAATTCTACGATACATTAGTCGATTCGGACACAGACAGCACAATgtcagaaaataattcaaaaataaaattttgtcttAACAAGGATAAATGGGACACGTTTATAGAACGtttggaatttcaatttctggcGCGTGATACAGTCGACGCAAAAAAAGCAGCAATACTGCTTACATCGATCGACGAAGATGCATATGAATTAATAAAACATCTGTGCTCTCCAGAAAAATTGTCGGATAAAAAGTACGACGAACTCACAAAATTGATGCAGGATCACTTAAGTCCTCAGCCTTCCGAGGTTatagaaagaaacaaattctATAAAGCATTCCAAGAGCAAAGTGAAAGCGTTACCGATTTTGCTACAAggttaaaaaaattgtccttgtactgcaaattttcaaatctcgaAGATTCCTTGCGTGATCAATTTGTATGTGGTTTGCGCGATCAAGAGACGAAAGTCAAACTTTTTGAAATGGATTCACTGACATATAATTCTGCACTCAAAGGGGCGGTGGCACGCGAGACTGCACAGAAAAATGCATCCAGCTCtaatgaaagaagaaacttTCAACAGGATGTATTAGCGTTAGATTCGCACAGTTCTAGTATGcgacaaaatttgaaatcgagtcaaaaaaagaattatgtcAAATTTCCCCGCTCAAAGATTGGTGAACAATCAATAAAAGACAATACATGTTGGAATTGCGGCGGTCGTGGGCATACGCGTTATCAATGTCCAAGCCCAAGTACATCGAAACCAAGGCAAAACAACGAATGTGCTAGTTGCGGGAAAGCAGGACATCGACGAGACACAtgtaaatacaaaaataatacatgCGAGCACTGCCACAAGTACGGACACATTCAAAGTGCCTGTTTCTCGAAGAAAGCACAAGCCAAAAGCGCTCTCAAGAAGTTAGACAAAGACAACAGCGACTGTGAGGACGTTACCGACGATGAGCAAGCATCAAACGATACGCACTACATCAGCGCCAGCGACCATCGAAAGGATTTCTACAAGttagaattcaaaaataaagcGTATGTAAACAAAACTTTTGTAAGTGGAGATCGCGACGGCGAACCGATGTATGTTAACGTATGTGTGAATGATACGGATATTAAAATGGAAATAGATACGGGTACTTACGAGACTGttatatctgaaaaaattttgcacgaaaaatttaaaaaatggaatGTTTGCGATACGGTTGTAAGTTTACGTGGATATGACGGTACTGTTATGAATCCGATCGGTAAGTTGtcgaacttgaaaataaatcttcgAAATAAAACACGTGAGCTTGACTGTTATGTATTGCCCGGCAGAGGGCCAGCGCTTTTAGGACGTAAATGGCTTGCAGCATTCGGATGCTGGCCATTGAATATAACTGAAAATCTCGATAAATtaatgattaataaaattgatattaaACATGTACCGGATTACATTATTAATAAGTATAACGAATTATTTAGTAATACACCGGGTTGCtacaataaaagtaaaagtaaaatttatttaaaagatGGTACTAAGCCAATTGCATTTAAATGTCGACATGTTGCACATGCATTAAAGCCGCtaatcgaaaatgaaatagaacgTTTGGTCTCGCTGGATCACTTGGAGCCAGTCGAGGTTAGCGAATGGGCTACTCCGATAGTGCCCGTGTTTAAAAGTAATGGCAATATACGCATATGCGGAGATTTTAAAATCACTGTAAATCCACatataattatgaataaatatccGCTTCATACTATTGATGATATCTTTTCTGCCTTGCAAGGTGGTTTAACTTTTACCGAGTTAGATTTGCGGCACGCATATATGCAGTTCGAAGTAGATGAAAGTTGCCGAGATCTCCTAACAATTATCACTCATAAAGGTTCTTttcgttataaaaaaattccagaagGTATAGCGCCGGCCCCGGCTGACgtacaaaagaaaatggatGAATGTTTAGCTGGTATAAACGGTACAATATCCTATATCGACAATATTTATGTAACAGGTCGTACAAACGAGGagcatataaaaaatttagagGCTGTTTGTGCGCGACTTCAAAAATGCGGTCTTCGCGTAAACGTCGATAAAAGTAAATTCATGCAAGATAAACTCGATGTTCTAGGTTATGCAATAGACAAAAACGGGCTACATAAGTCCAAAACAAAAGTCGACGCAATGGTTAATGCTCCGCAACCTTCAAACACTAAAGAATTAGCTTCTTTTCTTg GTCCTCGGAAAGGAATTCCTCAAACGGCTGACAATAGATTCCAAAGATGGGCTTATTATTTATCAGGATATCGATATAAAATCGAACATATAAGTTCGACTGCTAATGCAAATTGCGACGCGCTATCACGATTACCGGTTAAAACGGATGTTGACTTATCTATCTTTGATcccgatttttcaaacgtacatttttttagCGAAGGTATCTCAACTTTAAATGGTAAAATGTTGGCAAAGGAAAGCTTAAAAGACGAAATTATTAGtaaagtaataaaatttacacAAAATGAATGGCCAAAATCAATAGATCTGACAGATGAATTAAAGGCATACCACAGAAAGAAATTAGAATTAACAGTAGATAAAAACTGCTTATTTTGGGGGTTGCGTGCTGTCATTCCAAGCAACATGAGACCGTTGATTTTGCGCGAACTACACGCTTCACATCTcggaattgtaaaaattaaaatgtttgCACGCTCGTATGTTTGGTGGCCGACAATCGACCACGATATCGAATTCACAGTAAACAATTGTGAAACTTGTATAATTGAAAGGAAGAGCCCACCTAAAACTCCATTAACTACTTGGCCTTGGCCTACTCGCGCATGGAGTCGTATTCATTGCGATTTTTTAGGGCCATTTTACGGAAATATGTATCTTGTAATTATCTGTGCTCATTCAAAATGGCCAGAagttataaatttcaaaaataatacaaaagcTTACAGACTAATtggagagttgaaaaatctgtTTGCGCGATTCGGTTTACCCTTACACGTAGTAACCGACGGTGGACCGCAATTTCGCAGTTCGGAATTTCtaagttttttgaaaagaaacggCATAAATCATAGTTTTTCACCACCGTATCACCCCGCCACGAATGGTGCAGCAGAAAATTTCATTGGTATTTTTAAAGATAAAGTCACTAAAATTGTTAAAGGGGGAGAGACGGTTGAGAATGCTGTAAATAAGTTCTTATTTGATTATAGAAGTATTGAACATTGCACCACGGGTAAAAGTCCCTATCAACTTATGTTTAATCGCGACATACGCACAAGGTTTGATATGTTAAAAAACAGCGTATTCGAGAAAGTACAAAAAAGTCAGAGAGCACAGATAGCTGCAAAAGGTGGAAATCGTAATTTAGAATTAGTCAAGGACGACTCTGTATACATAAACGATTATGGTGTAAACTCGGATAAACGTTGTAAAGCAAAAGTTATTATGCAGACATCACCATCCACTTTCGTTGTAcgtgatgaaaataatgtgaTACATAAACGccacaaaaatcaaattataaaaaatgtaaatcttCGGAGATCTCCgcggttgaatgaaaaataa